The following are from one region of the Methyloversatilis discipulorum genome:
- a CDS encoding TetR/AcrR family transcriptional regulator, producing MSVDTKDDRSQRARIVKAAARLFAERGYHAVGMTELQNAVQLGRGALYHHIRSKDDLLYDIAREYITDLNELAVTAEQEADPRRRICILGHHLISMIASHQAELTVCFREVQSLTDTRRAEVLALHTRYERVWKDAFIAGAEQGLFRPYDPVVLKGVLGMYFYSYLWMRPDGSLGAETISERFNEMALRMLALD from the coding sequence ATGAGCGTCGACACGAAGGACGACCGTTCGCAGCGGGCACGCATCGTCAAGGCGGCCGCCCGCCTTTTTGCCGAGCGCGGCTATCACGCTGTGGGAATGACGGAGCTGCAGAACGCAGTCCAGCTTGGCCGCGGGGCGCTCTACCACCACATCCGCAGCAAGGACGACCTTCTCTACGACATTGCCCGCGAGTACATCACCGATCTGAACGAACTTGCCGTGACCGCCGAACAGGAAGCGGACCCGAGAAGGCGCATCTGCATACTGGGTCACCACCTGATCTCGATGATCGCGTCCCATCAGGCGGAGCTGACGGTGTGCTTTCGGGAAGTCCAGTCGCTGACCGATACGCGCCGTGCGGAAGTGCTGGCGCTGCACACGCGCTACGAACGTGTCTGGAAGGACGCCTTCATCGCCGGCGCCGAACAGGGTCTCTTCAGGCCATACGACCCCGTGGTGCTGAAAGGCGTACTGGGCATGTATTTCTACAGCTACCTCTGGATGCGACCGGACGGTTCCCTCGGCGCCGAGACGATCTCCGAGCGCTTCAATGAGATGGCGCTCCGCATGCTGGCGCTTGACTGA
- the soxC gene encoding sulfite dehydrogenase translates to MDQKIDGVRLVKAARAELEAHSSITHNPSRRAMLAKTAAAAVTGLAGVGVARAEPLAVPESNKALGRPLPPEEYGMPSKYESHVKRRRTDVLVNRQNYSDWSFTPLHQQLGTVTPNGLIYERHHNGVPDINPDQHRFAIHGMVRQPLVFSMSDLMKYPSVSRFHFMECSGNGLTDWLKPAARTVQQTHGLLSCAQWTGIPVSTLLDEAGVSPSATWALAEGADGAAHARSIPMKKLLEDALIVYASNGEMLRPENGYPLRLFIPGWEGNVSIKWLRRLKLGDQPWHLRSETARYTDPMPDGKWRQFSFEMEAKSVITSPSGSMKIRPGPIEIVGFAWSGNGSIRAVDVTLDGGRTWRQAKLEGPVMDKCLTRFRLQWNWNGGPTTIASRCVDSTGYVQPTVEDIQKVRAITGFVQHHNGVFPWSINEAGEVKNAIA, encoded by the coding sequence GTGGATCAGAAGATTGACGGAGTACGTTTGGTCAAGGCCGCTCGGGCCGAACTCGAGGCGCACAGTTCGATTACGCACAATCCGTCGCGACGGGCGATGCTCGCGAAGACGGCCGCTGCCGCGGTAACCGGGTTGGCTGGTGTCGGTGTCGCGCGCGCGGAGCCGCTCGCGGTGCCGGAATCGAACAAGGCGCTCGGACGCCCCTTGCCGCCGGAAGAATATGGAATGCCGTCGAAATACGAGTCGCACGTAAAACGACGGCGAACCGATGTTCTCGTTAACAGGCAGAACTACTCGGACTGGAGCTTCACGCCGCTGCATCAGCAACTGGGTACCGTCACGCCGAACGGGCTGATCTACGAAAGGCACCACAACGGGGTACCGGACATCAACCCCGATCAGCATCGCTTCGCCATTCACGGCATGGTCCGCCAGCCGCTGGTCTTTTCGATGTCCGACCTGATGAAGTACCCGTCGGTATCACGCTTCCACTTCATGGAGTGCTCGGGCAATGGCCTCACCGACTGGCTGAAGCCGGCGGCCCGCACCGTGCAGCAGACGCATGGACTGCTGTCGTGCGCCCAGTGGACCGGCATTCCGGTATCGACGCTGCTCGACGAGGCGGGCGTCTCGCCGTCCGCCACCTGGGCACTGGCCGAGGGCGCGGACGGTGCAGCTCACGCACGCAGCATTCCGATGAAGAAGCTGCTGGAGGATGCGCTCATCGTCTACGCGTCGAACGGCGAAATGCTCAGACCGGAAAACGGTTACCCGCTCCGTCTGTTCATTCCAGGCTGGGAGGGAAATGTCAGCATCAAGTGGTTGCGCCGGCTCAAGCTGGGCGACCAGCCCTGGCATCTGCGCAGCGAGACCGCGCGCTACACCGATCCGATGCCCGACGGGAAGTGGCGCCAGTTCAGTTTCGAGATGGAGGCGAAGTCGGTGATCACCTCCCCGTCGGGCAGTATGAAGATCCGCCCGGGTCCGATCGAGATCGTCGGCTTCGCATGGTCCGGCAATGGGAGCATACGCGCCGTGGACGTCACGCTCGACGGCGGCCGTACCTGGCGCCAGGCTAAGCTGGAAGGGCCGGTGATGGACAAGTGCCTGACGCGATTCCGGCTGCAGTGGAACTGGAACGGTGGTCCGACAACGATCGCCAGCCGCTGTGTCGACTCGACCGGCTACGTCCAGCCGACGGTCGAGGACATCCAGAAGGTGCGCGCGATCACCGGCTTCGTGCAGCACCACAATGGTGTGTTTCCGTGGTCCATCAACGAAGCAGGGGAGGTGAAGAATGCGATCGCTTGA
- a CDS encoding c-type cytochrome: MRSLETVTMALATSMALMGCAGNAVNSATASPHARSMALGTPVVEADLAAWNIDVRGPDGQGLPSGSGNARTGKAVFDAKCASCHGAAAAGGPMFGTMVGGIGSFKTDKRLLTPGSMYPYAPALFDYIRRAMPLTEPQSLSNDETYAVTAYLLHLNGLVEQDAEMNSTSLAAIRMPNRDGFIVDDRPDTSAARCMQDCKPLRTSVAAP; the protein is encoded by the coding sequence ATGCGATCGCTTGAAACAGTGACGATGGCCCTGGCGACTTCCATGGCGCTCATGGGCTGCGCCGGAAATGCGGTGAATTCGGCGACGGCATCGCCTCACGCTCGATCGATGGCGCTCGGCACCCCTGTCGTCGAAGCGGATCTTGCCGCCTGGAATATCGATGTCCGCGGTCCGGACGGGCAGGGCCTGCCCTCGGGATCGGGCAACGCACGGACGGGGAAGGCCGTGTTCGACGCAAAGTGCGCGTCCTGCCATGGCGCCGCGGCCGCAGGCGGACCGATGTTCGGAACCATGGTCGGCGGTATCGGCTCGTTCAAGACCGACAAGCGTCTGCTCACGCCGGGCAGCATGTATCCGTATGCGCCGGCACTGTTCGATTACATCCGCCGCGCAATGCCGCTGACCGAACCGCAGTCGCTCAGCAACGACGAAACCTATGCGGTGACTGCTTATCTGCTGCATCTCAACGGGTTGGTGGAGCAGGATGCCGAGATGAACTCGACCAGCCTGGCGGCGATCCGCATGCCGAATCGGGACGGCTTCATCGTCGACGACCGGCCGGATACGAGCGCTGCCCGGTGCATGCAGGACTGCAAGCCGCTGCGCACGAGCGTTGCAGCGCCGTAG
- a CDS encoding nicotinate phosphoribosyltransferase — protein MFYNDSTRSILDNPILGTDSYKLSHWVQYPAGTDGMFSYIESRGGKFDRSVMFGLQMILLDFFARRITREDVAIAKEIAAAHGEPFNEAGFLRIVDTHDGYWPLRIRALPEGTVVPASVPMVTVESTDPELAWAVSYVETLMLQLWYPVTVATLSWSVRKVIASFLDETSDDAASQLPFKLHDFGYRGVSSPQTAARGGLAHLVAFRGTDTLAAVLAGRVYYDEPMAGYSIPAAEHSTITSWGPEAEVEAYRNMIRQFGKPGAIFACVSDSTDIYNAVDHLWGEALRQEVIDSGAMLVVRPDSGDPIEVVLRCARLLEKRFGADMNGKGYKVLRNVRLIQGDGINDRTVRDILATLKLNGYSADNIAFGMGGGLLQQVNRDTLKFAMKCSAIRVNGEWRDVWKNPVTDPGKASKRGRMTVLRNRETGELRTALIEDGVWHDTARFEDAMVTVWENGDLLRKYALSEVRATLDATS, from the coding sequence ATGTTCTACAACGACAGCACCCGCAGCATCCTCGACAACCCCATCCTGGGCACCGACAGCTACAAGCTGTCGCACTGGGTTCAGTACCCGGCGGGCACGGATGGCATGTTTTCCTACATCGAATCGCGGGGCGGCAAGTTCGATCGCTCGGTCATGTTCGGCCTGCAGATGATCCTGCTCGACTTCTTTGCACGGCGGATCACCCGCGAGGACGTGGCAATCGCGAAGGAGATCGCCGCGGCGCATGGTGAGCCTTTCAATGAAGCGGGCTTCCTGCGCATCGTCGACACGCACGATGGCTACTGGCCGCTGCGCATCCGTGCGCTGCCCGAGGGTACCGTGGTGCCCGCCAGCGTGCCCATGGTGACGGTCGAGTCGACTGATCCGGAACTCGCGTGGGCAGTGTCCTATGTGGAGACGCTGATGCTTCAGCTCTGGTATCCGGTGACGGTCGCAACGCTCTCGTGGTCGGTGCGCAAGGTCATCGCGAGTTTTCTTGACGAGACGTCCGACGACGCGGCAAGCCAGTTGCCCTTTAAGCTGCACGATTTCGGTTATCGGGGCGTATCGAGTCCGCAGACCGCGGCACGCGGTGGCCTCGCCCACCTCGTTGCCTTCCGCGGTACCGACACGCTCGCAGCCGTGCTCGCTGGACGCGTCTACTACGACGAACCGATGGCGGGCTACTCAATTCCCGCGGCCGAGCACTCCACGATCACGAGCTGGGGACCGGAAGCCGAAGTCGAGGCCTATCGCAACATGATCCGTCAGTTCGGCAAGCCAGGTGCGATCTTCGCCTGCGTGTCCGACTCCACCGACATTTACAACGCGGTCGACCATCTCTGGGGCGAAGCCTTGCGTCAGGAAGTGATCGACTCCGGAGCAATGCTCGTCGTCAGACCGGATTCCGGCGACCCGATCGAGGTGGTTCTGCGCTGTGCGCGCCTGCTCGAAAAGCGGTTCGGCGCCGATATGAACGGCAAGGGCTACAAAGTCCTGCGCAATGTGCGACTCATCCAGGGTGACGGCATCAACGACCGCACCGTGCGCGACATCCTCGCCACGTTGAAGTTGAACGGCTACAGCGCGGACAACATCGCCTTCGGCATGGGAGGTGGCCTGCTCCAGCAGGTGAACCGGGACACGCTCAAGTTCGCGATGAAGTGCTCGGCGATCCGCGTCAACGGCGAATGGCGTGACGTCTGGAAGAACCCGGTGACCGATCCGGGCAAGGCGTCGAAGCGGGGCCGGATGACCGTGCTGCGCAACCGCGAAACGGGTGAGCTGAGAACGGCCTTGATCGAGGATGGCGTGTGGCACGACACCGCCCGCTTCGAAGATGCGATGGTGACCGTGTGGGAAAACGGCGACCTGCTCAGGAAGTACGCGCTCAGCGAGGTGCGTGCCACTCTGGATGCCACAAGCTGA
- a CDS encoding bifunctional nicotinamide-nucleotide adenylyltransferase/Nudix hydroxylase: MSKSVPGTSRARFDFIVYIGRLTPPHVGHIASIERALELADKVIVVLGSADRPRSIKDPWTVNERKVMIRHSLSKDAAARVIVASVADRMYNDAQWLLDVQRTVSAAVTETGADPAATAIGLIGLSKDASSFYLDMFPQWSRVSVGFVDGLSATELRDIYFGLSGDDSADRGPWMKLEASVPEPVIAWLKTFRASAEYERLAGEWRFIRDYRAAWSAAPYPPTFVTTDAVVVHSGHILLIRRRAAPGKGLWALPGGFVGQDERLQDAAIRELVEETGLKLPEKVLRGSITASHVFDHPSRSLRGRTVTHAFHFDFPAGELPRVKGGDDADKAQWFPLAQLEGMRSMLFEDHFDIINYFIGGV, encoded by the coding sequence ATGTCCAAGTCAGTACCCGGCACCTCGCGTGCACGATTCGATTTCATTGTTTACATCGGCCGTCTGACGCCGCCTCATGTGGGTCACATCGCCAGTATCGAGCGTGCGCTCGAACTCGCGGACAAGGTCATCGTTGTGCTCGGCTCTGCCGATCGGCCTCGATCGATCAAGGATCCGTGGACGGTGAACGAACGGAAGGTAATGATCCGTCACAGCCTGTCGAAGGACGCCGCTGCGCGCGTCATCGTCGCCTCGGTTGCTGACCGCATGTACAACGACGCGCAGTGGCTGCTCGACGTGCAGCGCACGGTGAGCGCTGCGGTCACCGAGACGGGTGCGGATCCGGCTGCCACGGCCATCGGCCTGATTGGCCTCAGCAAGGACGCGTCCTCGTTCTATCTGGACATGTTCCCCCAGTGGTCGCGTGTCTCGGTCGGTTTCGTTGATGGTCTGTCCGCCACCGAGCTGCGCGACATCTACTTCGGCCTGAGCGGCGACGACAGCGCCGACCGCGGTCCGTGGATGAAACTCGAGGCTTCGGTACCGGAGCCGGTCATCGCCTGGCTGAAGACCTTCCGCGCCTCCGCCGAGTACGAGCGACTGGCGGGAGAGTGGCGGTTCATCCGCGACTACCGCGCGGCGTGGAGCGCAGCGCCCTACCCGCCCACCTTCGTCACCACCGATGCGGTGGTCGTGCACTCCGGCCATATCCTGCTCATCCGGCGGCGCGCTGCGCCAGGCAAAGGCCTGTGGGCGCTGCCGGGTGGGTTTGTGGGTCAGGACGAGCGGCTGCAGGATGCGGCCATTCGCGAGCTGGTCGAGGAGACCGGACTCAAGTTGCCTGAGAAGGTGCTGCGCGGATCGATCACCGCCTCACATGTGTTCGATCACCCGAGCCGCAGTCTGCGCGGACGCACCGTCACGCATGCATTTCACTTCGATTTCCCGGCCGGCGAGCTGCCGCGCGTCAAAGGCGGCGACGACGCGGACAAGGCGCAGTGGTTTCCGCTGGCTCAGCTGGAAGGCATGCGCTCCATGCTGTTCGAGGACCACTTCGACATCATCAACTATTTCATCGGAGGGGTCTGA